A window of Bacillaceae bacterium S4-13-56 contains these coding sequences:
- the sleB gene encoding spore cortex-lytic enzyme has product MRFLRVLFIICLSLITVTVPTVDQIKNVSAFSNQIVQRGAVGDDVIELQARLQYLGFYNGKIDGVFGWGTYWALRNFQYEFGLDIDGLLGQQSKDKLVRASKYDKAFVKDQIAKGNNFTYYGGVNPKNQVKQNTNQSTQGNQNKNNQNTGSANPTAVNVPSGYSQNDINIMAQAVHGEARGEPYIGKVAVAAVILNRVESPTFPNTVSGVIFEPRAFTAVADGQIWLTPNEESKKAVLDAINGWDPSGNALYYFNPNTATSTWIWGRPQIKRIGKHIFCK; this is encoded by the coding sequence ATGAGATTTCTTAGGGTACTATTTATTATTTGTCTTTCATTAATAACGGTTACAGTCCCTACAGTCGATCAAATAAAAAATGTCTCAGCATTTTCGAATCAGATCGTTCAAAGAGGGGCCGTTGGAGATGATGTAATAGAATTACAAGCTCGTTTACAATACTTAGGGTTTTATAATGGAAAAATCGATGGGGTTTTCGGATGGGGGACCTATTGGGCACTACGTAACTTTCAATATGAATTTGGCTTAGATATTGATGGTTTGCTAGGACAACAGTCAAAAGATAAGCTGGTTCGTGCGTCTAAGTATGACAAAGCGTTCGTAAAAGACCAAATAGCTAAAGGAAATAATTTTACCTATTACGGTGGAGTAAATCCGAAAAATCAGGTGAAGCAGAATACAAACCAAAGTACTCAAGGAAACCAAAACAAGAACAATCAGAATACTGGGAGTGCTAATCCCACGGCTGTAAATGTACCAAGCGGATATTCCCAAAACGATATCAACATTATGGCCCAAGCAGTACATGGAGAAGCAAGAGGAGAGCCATATATAGGAAAAGTTGCTGTTGCTGCAGTAATCCTGAACCGTGTGGAGAGTCCCACATTTCCTAATACAGTATCAGGAGTAATCTTTGAACCCCGTGCATTTACTGCAGTTGCGGATGGTCAAATTTGGTTAACACCTAATGAAGAATCAAAAAAGGCTGTATTAGATGCTATTAATGGATGGGATCCATCGGGGAATGCCCTATATTATTTTAATCCAAACACAGCAACATCTACTTGGATTTGGGGACGTCCACAAATAAAAAGGATCGGAAAGCATATTTTCTGTAAATAA
- a CDS encoding genetic competence negative regulator, whose translation MKLERISHNKFKIFLTFDDLIERGLTKEDLWHDMPLVHELFQDMMYEASDELNFPLEGMLLVQVYLLQAQGMLIVVTQNEAEMDYEDDEYIEMKVMLDESREMIFYFSEFEHLIQLAYHLIDLKIVGGKVYYLNDGYYLKLDDYDISEHNREDLIAILSEFSSPSAITSFKLEEYGKHIYDENALLQITRHFHI comes from the coding sequence GTGAAGCTTGAAAGGATATCACACAATAAATTTAAGATTTTTCTTACCTTTGATGACTTAATCGAAAGAGGATTAACAAAAGAAGATTTATGGCATGACATGCCTTTAGTTCACGAACTCTTTCAAGATATGATGTACGAAGCGAGTGATGAATTAAATTTTCCTTTAGAAGGAATGTTGCTTGTTCAGGTTTATTTGTTACAGGCACAGGGTATGCTTATCGTAGTAACTCAGAATGAAGCGGAAATGGATTACGAGGATGATGAATATATAGAAATGAAAGTCATGCTTGACGAAAGTCGTGAAATGATCTTTTATTTTTCGGAATTCGAACACTTAATTCAGCTTGCTTATCATTTAATAGATTTAAAAATTGTTGGAGGAAAAGTCTATTATTTAAACGATGGATATTATCTGAAATTAGATGACTATGATATTTCGGAGCATAATCGAGAGGATTTAATTGCGATACTATCCGAATTTTCATCACCAAGTGCTATTACGTCCTTCAAATTAGAGGAATATGGGAAGCACATATATGATGAAAATGCTTTATTACAAATCACTCGACACTTTCATATATAG
- a CDS encoding CBS domain-containing protein, with protein sequence MFVKGIMKPLHQSITTNIESTIGSTLDKLNKNDIQGMPVLDGDRFVGMISKQIIYKHFFKGDFTKEVFLNDHYVNEFVEEKDLSITINDVFEKTLPLFKDFSILAVVDEQQKFLGLVTRDDVLDQFESAFGTRRRGVRIAFTSTEAEGRIARLGGILEQYHENVISLATFDETDKLTRRIVLKLEEKDNIDKFTKKLERSGFRVLDIKEI encoded by the coding sequence ATGTTTGTAAAAGGAATTATGAAGCCTTTACATCAAAGTATTACAACGAATATAGAAAGTACAATTGGTTCTACATTAGATAAATTAAATAAAAATGATATTCAAGGTATGCCAGTTCTAGATGGAGACAGATTCGTTGGAATGATCTCCAAACAAATCATTTATAAACACTTTTTCAAAGGGGATTTTACGAAGGAAGTTTTTTTAAACGATCATTATGTTAACGAATTCGTTGAAGAAAAAGATTTATCTATAACAATTAATGATGTATTCGAAAAAACCTTACCCTTATTTAAAGATTTTTCTATACTAGCTGTTGTGGATGAACAACAAAAATTCTTAGGACTTGTAACACGTGATGATGTACTAGATCAATTTGAAAGTGCATTTGGTACGAGACGAAGAGGCGTGCGGATTGCCTTCACTTCCACAGAGGCTGAAGGTAGAATTGCTCGACTTGGTGGAATTCTAGAACAATACCATGAAAATGTTATTTCCCTAGCTACTTTTGACGAAACAGATAAGCTAACTAGACGAATTGTATTGAAGTTAGAAGAAAAGGACAATATAGATAAGTTTACGAAAAAGCTGGAGAGATCTGGGTTTCGAGTTCTTGATATTAAAGAAATTTAA
- a CDS encoding LysM peptidoglycan-binding domain-containing protein — MSSINHGDFKDQAHELRERIKREQRGDESIPLEQKEFLIEKNNEKEPKDSVTLLNMPPRSVVHSQSNKGVKFKIKFPLVRLLLLVFIVILLSIPFYHIWQSNYEESDSLSISSEPKVGEMVSIISVNDSNGKVENNEKENTDVEKEMLMIEEVDSEPSRKGDDELTLVSKNEQIQNQDQKIVENPSPRYYQVKKGDTLFSIAMEFYGGKWGEALIIEANELNRKEVFAGETLLIPEE, encoded by the coding sequence ATGTCATCAATAAATCATGGGGATTTTAAAGATCAAGCACATGAATTACGGGAACGAATTAAAAGAGAGCAGAGAGGTGACGAATCTATTCCTCTAGAGCAGAAAGAATTTTTAATTGAAAAAAATAATGAAAAAGAACCTAAGGATTCCGTTACATTATTAAACATGCCACCTAGAAGTGTCGTTCACAGCCAATCAAATAAAGGTGTGAAATTTAAAATTAAATTTCCGCTTGTTCGGTTATTATTACTTGTCTTTATAGTGATTTTATTATCCATCCCTTTTTATCATATTTGGCAGTCAAATTATGAGGAATCAGATTCACTTTCGATTTCTAGCGAACCGAAAGTGGGAGAAATGGTATCTATAATATCAGTTAATGATTCTAATGGAAAAGTGGAAAATAACGAAAAAGAAAATACGGATGTGGAAAAGGAAATGCTGATGATAGAAGAAGTGGATAGTGAACCTTCTAGGAAAGGTGATGATGAACTCACTTTAGTTTCTAAGAACGAACAGATACAAAATCAAGACCAAAAGATAGTGGAAAATCCTTCTCCACGCTATTATCAAGTAAAAAAGGGAGATACACTTTTTTCAATTGCCATGGAGTTCTATGGTGGGAAGTGGGGGGAAGCATTAATAATAGAAGCCAATGAACTAAATAGAAAGGAAGTTTTTGCGGGTGAAACTCTCTTAATCCCAGAAGAATAA
- the ypeB gene encoding germination protein YpeB, whose amino-acid sequence MIRGITIGVLAVGIMGSAFWGYQEHQEKNAILIQAENTYQRAFHDLSYHLDLLHDKIGTTLAMNSDSQLSPQLAEVWRLTSEAHADVGQLPLTLIPFNETEEFLASIGEFSYRAAIRNLEKEPLTDEETETLKTLYEQSGEIKNEMRKVQAMVIKNDLRWMDVQLALATQDEKADNTIIDGFKTVEKNVKGYTEGNYGPTFTSVSSDNHEYKYITGSEITEEEALKKAKELFTVEMEMDISESGEGADIPMYSISYDIDDRHGYMDLSKKGGHVLSLIINREISEPKLSLYDGGEKAKEFVDQFEYPEELEIFQSSQYGNTGVYQLIGKQDDVKIYPDSVQIKVALDDGEVIGISARDFLMNYQKREINTEDIISSEEARDKVNSNVKIQEESLAVINNDLGKEVLCYEFLGILGNDTYRVFVNANNGMEEMVEKMEQVEADLSAL is encoded by the coding sequence ATGATTCGAGGAATTACTATTGGTGTCCTAGCGGTTGGAATTATGGGAAGTGCGTTCTGGGGGTATCAGGAACACCAAGAAAAGAACGCAATTCTCATACAGGCGGAAAACACATATCAACGTGCATTTCATGATTTATCTTATCACTTGGATTTACTGCACGATAAAATTGGAACAACATTAGCTATGAATTCAGACTCTCAGTTGTCTCCACAGCTTGCGGAAGTTTGGCGCTTAACATCCGAAGCTCATGCTGACGTTGGTCAACTGCCATTAACGCTAATACCTTTTAATGAAACAGAGGAGTTTTTAGCTAGTATCGGTGAATTTAGTTATCGAGCAGCAATAAGGAATTTAGAGAAAGAGCCATTAACCGATGAGGAGACAGAAACATTAAAAACGTTGTATGAACAATCTGGAGAAATAAAAAATGAAATGAGAAAAGTTCAAGCGATGGTTATTAAGAATGATCTACGGTGGATGGATGTTCAATTAGCTTTAGCCACCCAAGATGAAAAAGCGGATAATACAATTATTGATGGATTCAAAACAGTAGAGAAAAATGTAAAAGGTTATACGGAAGGAAATTATGGTCCAACTTTTACAAGTGTTAGTAGTGATAATCATGAATATAAATATATTACTGGCAGTGAAATAACCGAGGAAGAGGCACTTAAAAAAGCTAAAGAACTATTCACTGTTGAAATGGAAATGGATATTTCAGAAAGTGGTGAGGGAGCAGATATTCCAATGTACAGTATTTCGTATGATATAGATGATCGCCATGGCTATATGGATTTGTCCAAAAAAGGCGGTCACGTATTATCACTAATCATTAATAGGGAGATCTCCGAACCAAAACTTAGTCTTTATGACGGTGGAGAAAAAGCGAAAGAATTTGTAGATCAATTTGAATATCCAGAGGAACTAGAGATTTTCCAAAGTAGTCAATATGGAAATACAGGAGTTTATCAGTTAATTGGAAAACAGGATGATGTCAAAATTTATCCTGATTCTGTACAGATAAAAGTCGCATTAGATGATGGAGAGGTAATTGGTATTTCTGCAAGAGATTTCCTTATGAATTATCAAAAGAGAGAGATCAATACAGAAGATATTATTTCATCAGAAGAAGCCCGCGATAAGGTAAATTCAAATGTGAAAATTCAAGAAGAATCACTAGCAGTAATTAATAATGACTTAGGGAAAGAAGTCCTTTGTTATGAGTTTTTAGGTATTCTTGGTAATGACACATATCGTGTTTTTGTAAATGCGAACAATGGTATGGAAGAAATGGTTGAAAAAATGGAGCAAGTTGAGGCAGATTTATCTGCCTTATAG
- a CDS encoding manganese catalase family protein has protein sequence MWLYEKKLQYPVKVSTCNPRLAKFLIEQYGGADGELAAALRYLNQRYTIPDKVIGLLTDIGTEEFAHLEMIATMIYKLTKDATPEQLKEAGIAPHYVNHDKALFYHNAAGNPFTAEYIQAKGDPIADLYEDIAAEEKARATYQWIINMSDDPDLNDSLSFLREREIVHSQRFREAVEIIKEERDKKNFF, from the coding sequence TTGTGGTTATATGAGAAAAAATTACAATATCCAGTGAAAGTGAGCACCTGTAATCCCCGATTAGCTAAGTTTTTAATTGAACAATATGGTGGAGCAGACGGAGAATTAGCTGCTGCTTTGCGATATTTAAATCAGAGATACACCATTCCTGACAAAGTCATTGGTTTACTTACTGACATCGGCACAGAGGAATTTGCTCATCTTGAAATGATTGCGACAATGATTTATAAACTAACAAAGGACGCAACTCCAGAGCAATTGAAAGAAGCAGGAATTGCTCCGCATTATGTAAACCACGACAAGGCTTTATTTTATCACAATGCAGCTGGAAACCCATTTACAGCAGAGTACATTCAAGCTAAAGGTGATCCTATAGCAGATTTGTACGAAGATATTGCAGCAGAAGAAAAAGCAAGAGCAACCTATCAGTGGATTATTAATATGTCTGATGATCCTGACTTAAATGATAGTCTTTCGTTCTTAAGAGAACGAGAGATCGTCCATTCTCAACGCTTTCGCGAAGCCGTTGAAATTATCAAAGAAGAGCGAGATAAAAAGAATTTTTTTTAA
- the prsW gene encoding glutamic-type intramembrane protease PrsW encodes MFTLLAVSIAPGFALLSFFYLKERLSSEPIGFVLRCFIFGALLVFPIMFIQYVFKVENIGQSPFFSSFVLSGLLEEFFKWFIFLYTVYKHTSFDKPYDGIVYGVAISLGFATVENLLYLLANGVNFAIGRAIFPVSSHALLGVILGFYMGKAKFMSQQSARKWIGYSLLIPVILHGSYDLVLEIIKENWMLALTPFMIYLWWIALRKVKIANSSNILQPNIPTQQSETQ; translated from the coding sequence ATGTTTACTTTATTAGCAGTTTCTATTGCTCCTGGTTTTGCTCTTTTATCATTTTTTTATTTAAAGGAGCGCCTTTCTTCGGAACCAATTGGATTTGTATTGCGTTGCTTTATTTTTGGTGCTCTTCTTGTATTTCCTATTATGTTCATTCAATATGTGTTTAAAGTTGAAAACATTGGCCAAAGTCCTTTTTTTTCTTCATTTGTGCTGTCAGGATTACTAGAAGAGTTTTTTAAGTGGTTTATTTTTTTGTATACAGTTTATAAGCATACATCCTTTGACAAGCCGTATGATGGGATTGTTTATGGAGTTGCTATCAGCCTTGGATTTGCTACAGTTGAAAACTTGCTGTATCTCCTGGCGAATGGAGTTAACTTTGCCATTGGAAGAGCAATATTTCCAGTATCTTCCCATGCACTCCTGGGTGTGATTCTTGGTTTTTACATGGGAAAAGCTAAATTTATGAGTCAACAATCAGCTAGAAAATGGATTGGTTACTCGTTGCTTATCCCGGTAATTTTACATGGCTCCTACGACTTAGTTTTAGAAATAATAAAAGAAAATTGGATGCTTGCTCTTACTCCTTTTATGATCTATCTTTGGTGGATAGCTTTGAGAAAAGTAAAAATTGCTAACAGCTCCAATATACTACAGCCTAATATTCCAACACAACAATCTGAAACCCAATGA
- a CDS encoding metallophosphoesterase family protein, translating into MLVFFVAILLVGIGILLYMYWKAHYDRIDRQVLEFSHFPSSFGKISIFFISDVHRRKIKQDTILKIEEKIDLVIIGGDLTEKGVPMQRVQENIKLLKRLNAPIYFVWGNNDYETDYHLLDATLLDCQVKVLANDKVSFESESGEVIDLIGLDCPQNRDVDIETPLQSSNGDFKILAIHDPSLFETFSPHIQKEVDLFLSGHTHGGQIRIFGWGIRDRGGEVHCSHTLGFVSEGYGTSLLPLRLGTKAECHVISLQKKQEPNGG; encoded by the coding sequence ATGCTTGTTTTTTTTGTAGCAATTCTACTCGTTGGCATTGGGATTTTGTTATATATGTATTGGAAGGCTCATTATGACCGTATTGATCGACAAGTTCTGGAGTTTTCTCACTTTCCGTCGTCGTTTGGGAAAATTTCGATTTTTTTTATATCAGATGTTCATAGAAGGAAAATCAAACAAGATACAATCTTGAAAATCGAGGAGAAGATTGACCTTGTTATTATAGGAGGAGACTTGACAGAAAAAGGAGTCCCTATGCAACGCGTTCAAGAAAATATAAAATTACTAAAAAGATTAAATGCTCCCATATATTTTGTCTGGGGTAACAATGATTATGAAACGGACTACCACCTTCTTGATGCAACTTTACTTGATTGTCAGGTGAAGGTATTAGCTAATGATAAAGTATCTTTTGAATCCGAAAGTGGAGAAGTTATAGATCTTATAGGCTTGGATTGTCCCCAAAATCGCGATGTGGATATTGAAACACCATTACAGAGCAGCAATGGTGATTTTAAGATTCTTGCTATCCATGATCCTTCTTTATTTGAAACCTTTTCACCTCATATACAAAAAGAAGTTGATCTTTTTTTGAGTGGACATACACATGGAGGACAAATCAGAATTTTTGGGTGGGGTATAAGAGATAGAGGCGGAGAAGTTCATTGCAGCCACACTTTGGGGTTTGTAAGTGAGGGGTATGGCACTTCCTTATTGCCATTAAGATTAGGAACAAAAGCAGAATGTCATGTTATTTCACTGCAAAAAAAGCAGGAACCTAATGGAGGGTAA
- a CDS encoding YpdA family putative bacillithiol disulfide reductase produces the protein MEELKEKVIIVGSGPCGLSAALELKKRGIDPLIIEKENIVHTIYRFPTHQTFFSTSEKLEIGGFPFVTEHSKPLRNQALVYYRMVAKRSQLRIQTYEQVLEVQKDGDSFHVRTIQNETKKKKYICDKVILATGYYDQPNQLMVPGEELAKVSHYFKEAHPYFGQKVVVIGGKNSAVDATLELVKAGAEVTVLYRGSRYSESIKPWVLPDFDSLVRNDKITMEFNANVLKITGDQVFYEKAGKEFAIDNDFVFAMTGYQPNQQFLKSSGLLIDSKTGKPFFNEQTMESNVKGLYIAGVIAAGFNNNKIFIENGRFHGELIANHIITEME, from the coding sequence ATGGAGGAATTGAAAGAAAAGGTGATTATCGTCGGCTCGGGTCCGTGTGGTCTTTCAGCCGCCCTTGAACTTAAAAAAAGAGGAATAGATCCTTTAATTATTGAAAAAGAAAATATTGTCCACACTATTTATCGATTTCCAACTCACCAGACTTTTTTTAGCACAAGTGAAAAGTTAGAAATTGGTGGGTTTCCTTTTGTTACGGAGCATTCCAAGCCTCTTCGTAATCAAGCGTTAGTGTACTATCGGATGGTTGCTAAAAGAAGCCAATTAAGAATTCAAACCTATGAACAAGTGCTGGAAGTTCAAAAAGACGGGGATTCTTTTCATGTACGGACTATTCAAAACGAAACGAAGAAGAAAAAATATATTTGTGATAAAGTGATTCTTGCCACAGGTTATTATGATCAACCAAATCAACTTATGGTTCCCGGAGAAGAATTGGCGAAAGTATCTCATTATTTTAAAGAAGCACATCCTTATTTTGGTCAAAAGGTAGTTGTGATTGGCGGTAAAAATTCAGCAGTAGATGCTACGCTGGAACTTGTTAAAGCAGGAGCTGAGGTGACTGTTTTATATAGAGGAAGTCGTTATTCAGAAAGTATTAAACCGTGGGTTCTGCCTGATTTTGACTCCTTGGTTCGAAATGATAAGATTACTATGGAATTCAATGCAAATGTTTTAAAAATCACGGGTGATCAAGTCTTTTATGAAAAAGCTGGAAAAGAATTTGCAATAGATAATGATTTTGTTTTTGCTATGACTGGATATCAGCCTAATCAGCAGTTTTTAAAAAGTTCCGGGCTACTAATAGATTCAAAAACAGGCAAACCGTTTTTCAATGAACAGACAATGGAGAGCAATGTAAAGGGATTATATATTGCGGGAGTCATAGCAGCAGGGTTTAACAACAATAAGATTTTTATAGAAAATGGTCGATTCCATGGGGAACTCATTGCGAACCACATAATAACTGAGATGGAATAG
- a CDS encoding Glu/Leu/Phe/Val dehydrogenase, with amino-acid sequence MAADKTSDTANEKNDQLNVLKSTQTVVKNALEKLGYPDEVYELLKEPIRMMTVRIPIRMDDGNVKIFTGFRAQHNDAVGPTKGGVRFHPNVTENEVKALSIWMSLKAGIVDLPYGGGKGGIICDPREMSFRELESLSRGYVRAISQIVGPTKDIPAPDVFTNSQIMAWMMDEYSRIDEFNSPGFITGKPLVLGGSHGRESATAKGVTICIEESAKKKGIDLIGARVVIQGFGNAGSFLAKFMHDAGAKVIGISDAYGALHDPDGLDIDYLLDRRDSFGTVTKLFKNTITNKELLELDCDILVPAAIENQITEENAHNIRATIVVEAANGPTTLEATRILSERGILLVPDVLASAGGVTVSYFEWVQNNQGYYWTEEEVEEKLYKAMIKAFNTVYNTAETRRVNMRLAAYMVGVRKMAEASRFRGWI; translated from the coding sequence ATGGCAGCCGATAAAACATCAGACACTGCGAATGAAAAAAATGATCAGTTGAATGTTCTTAAGTCAACACAGACTGTCGTAAAAAACGCACTTGAAAAGTTAGGGTACCCAGATGAAGTTTATGAATTGTTAAAAGAGCCGATTCGAATGATGACTGTTCGAATCCCAATCCGGATGGATGATGGAAATGTAAAAATCTTTACTGGTTTCAGGGCTCAGCATAATGATGCTGTAGGACCAACAAAGGGTGGGGTTCGTTTCCATCCTAATGTAACGGAAAATGAAGTTAAAGCTTTATCTATTTGGATGAGTTTAAAAGCAGGAATTGTTGACCTACCTTATGGCGGGGGCAAGGGTGGTATTATTTGTGACCCACGGGAAATGTCATTTAGAGAGCTAGAGTCTTTAAGTAGAGGCTATGTTAGAGCAATTAGTCAAATTGTTGGCCCAACAAAGGATATTCCTGCTCCAGATGTGTTTACTAACTCTCAAATTATGGCTTGGATGATGGATGAGTATAGCCGTATTGATGAATTTAATAGTCCAGGATTTATTACCGGAAAGCCATTAGTGTTGGGGGGTTCCCATGGGCGTGAATCTGCGACTGCTAAAGGTGTAACAATATGTATTGAAGAATCGGCCAAGAAAAAGGGAATTGATTTAATTGGTGCACGAGTAGTTATTCAAGGGTTTGGAAATGCAGGTAGTTTTCTGGCAAAATTTATGCATGATGCGGGAGCTAAGGTCATTGGTATTTCTGATGCCTATGGCGCGTTACATGATCCAGATGGATTAGATATTGATTATTTACTAGATCGTCGTGATAGTTTTGGAACGGTAACTAAGCTTTTCAAAAACACGATTACTAATAAAGAGTTATTAGAGCTTGACTGTGATATTTTGGTTCCAGCCGCCATAGAAAATCAAATTACTGAAGAAAACGCTCATAATATTCGAGCTACAATTGTAGTGGAGGCAGCCAATGGACCGACCACATTGGAAGCAACCCGAATCTTGTCAGAACGGGGAATTTTATTAGTACCTGATGTTTTAGCTTCTGCGGGTGGGGTTACAGTTTCTTATTTTGAATGGGTTCAAAATAATCAAGGATATTATTGGACAGAAGAAGAAGTAGAAGAAAAGCTGTATAAAGCTATGATTAAAGCATTTAATACAGTTTACAATACAGCGGAAACTCGACGAGTTAATATGCGTCTAGCAGCCTACATGGTTGGTGTTAGAAAAATGGCAGAAGCCTCTAGATTTAGAGGATGGATTTAA
- a CDS encoding asparaginase: MKKKVVLLTTGGTIASAPRKESGKLASGALTGDELASLCELPSDIEIIIESVFQKASMHITLEDLLYLKSRIDEYYLDPSIEGIVVTHGTDSLEESAYFLDLTVLDQRTVVVTGSQRSPSDIGSDAFINIRHAIYAACEPDLREVGTVVVFNERIFPAKYVKKEHASNIQGFNVFGYGYIGIVDNDVVHVYQKPIKRETYDIKGVKTLPTVDIVKCYLNADGKFIRTARESKVDGLIIEGVGRGQVAPDMMDEIIKAVNQGIKVVITTSSEEGAVYTTYDYLGSAYDLYKNGVILGDDDDCKKARIKLAVAMAAGKENIAF, from the coding sequence ATGAAGAAAAAAGTTGTGTTACTAACAACTGGAGGAACTATTGCAAGTGCACCGAGAAAAGAATCTGGGAAATTAGCTTCTGGTGCTCTTACAGGTGATGAATTAGCTTCACTATGTGAATTACCATCAGATATAGAGATAATAATCGAGTCTGTTTTTCAAAAAGCTAGTATGCACATAACATTAGAGGATTTACTTTATTTAAAATCGAGAATTGATGAATATTACCTTGATCCTTCCATTGAAGGTATAGTAGTAACCCATGGGACAGATTCGCTGGAGGAATCAGCTTATTTCTTAGATTTGACTGTACTGGACCAAAGAACAGTAGTTGTAACAGGTTCACAAAGATCTCCTTCCGACATTGGAAGTGATGCTTTTATAAATATTAGGCACGCAATTTATGCTGCCTGTGAACCAGATCTTAGGGAAGTAGGAACCGTTGTCGTATTCAATGAAAGAATATTTCCAGCAAAGTATGTCAAAAAAGAGCACGCTTCAAATATTCAAGGCTTTAATGTTTTTGGATATGGTTACATTGGGATCGTTGATAACGACGTCGTGCATGTTTATCAGAAACCAATAAAACGAGAAACCTATGACATTAAAGGAGTAAAAACACTTCCTACAGTTGATATTGTGAAATGCTATTTGAATGCAGATGGGAAATTTATTCGAACAGCAAGAGAAAGCAAAGTGGACGGTCTTATTATCGAAGGAGTGGGACGAGGTCAAGTTGCGCCTGACATGATGGATGAAATTATTAAAGCCGTTAACCAAGGGATAAAAGTTGTGATTACTACTTCCTCAGAAGAGGGGGCTGTATATACAACGTATGATTATTTAGGAAGCGCCTATGACCTATATAAAAATGGAGTCATTTTAGGGGATGACGATGATTGTAAGAAAGCTAGGATCAAATTGGCTGTAGCTATGGCAGCTGGTAAAGAAAATATAGCATTCTAA
- a CDS encoding spore coat associated protein CotJA: MHSHFKYYQPFHSPYDPCPPIGVKSYPTPPQLYMGFQPPNLKQFSPMEALKHGTLWPALYSPYPGPTREEES; the protein is encoded by the coding sequence ATGCATTCTCACTTCAAATATTATCAGCCATTCCACAGTCCTTATGATCCTTGCCCTCCGATTGGTGTTAAATCCTATCCTACCCCACCTCAATTGTATATGGGATTTCAGCCACCTAATCTGAAGCAATTTTCACCAATGGAGGCATTAAAACACGGGACTCTGTGGCCAGCCCTCTATAGCCCATACCCTGGCCCAACAAGAGAGGAGGAATCCTGA
- a CDS encoding spore coat protein CotJB: protein MKQLPSSYYDMMTEIQAIDFVLVELTLYLDTHPEDYEAIQQFNQYSQQSRKLKRAFEKEFGPLFEFGMSYSNYPWSWDDTPWPWQV, encoded by the coding sequence ATGAAACAATTACCAAGTTCCTATTATGATATGATGACCGAAATCCAAGCCATAGATTTTGTTCTAGTTGAATTAACCCTTTATTTAGATACACATCCTGAAGATTATGAAGCCATTCAACAATTTAATCAATATTCACAACAGTCTAGGAAACTGAAACGTGCCTTTGAAAAAGAGTTTGGTCCCCTATTTGAATTCGGAATGAGTTATTCTAACTACCCATGGAGCTGGGATGATACCCCTTGGCCATGGCAAGTTTAA